A part of Pseudomonas sp. MYb118 genomic DNA contains:
- a CDS encoding SurA N-terminal domain-containing protein has translation MLQNIRDNSQGWIAKTIIGVIVVLMALTGFDAIFQATTHKNDAAKVNGDEITQNELSQAVDMQRRQLMQQLGKDFDASLLDEKMLRDSALKGLIDRKLLLQGAEKSKFAFSEAALDQVILQTPEFQVDGKFSPERFDQVIRQLGYSRMQFRQMLAQEMLIGQLRAGLAGSGFVTDAQVLAFARLEKQTRDFASLEVKADPAAVKLTDDEVKAYYDEHAKEFMTPDQVIIDYIELKKSSFFDQVAVKDEDLQAAYQKEIANLSEQRRAAHILIEVNDKMTEAQAKAKIEEVQARLAKGEKFEALAKEFSQDPGSANNGGDLGYAGPGVYDPAFETALYALAKDQVSAPVRTDFGYHLIKLLGVEAPEVPTFASLKDKLTRELKTQQVEQRFVEATKQLEDSSFESSDLAQPAQDLKLTVHTSKPFGREGGEGIAANRAVLTAAFSPEVLDEGANSTAIELDPETVVVLRAKEHLKPSQLPLESVSAAIRGQLTKEHASAAAKTKADKLIADLRDGKAPLDKAIDGQNWKVITAATRAQEGVDPTVLQALFRMPKPAAQDKPTFSSVTLSDGSLMIVRLNGVNEAAAPSEEEKSQYRRFLASRVGQQDFAAYRKQLEAEADIERY, from the coding sequence ATGCTGCAAAATATCAGGGACAATTCACAAGGCTGGATTGCCAAGACCATTATCGGGGTCATCGTTGTACTGATGGCCTTGACCGGTTTCGACGCCATTTTTCAGGCCACGACGCACAAGAACGATGCGGCGAAGGTCAATGGTGACGAAATCACTCAGAACGAGTTGAGCCAGGCGGTCGACATGCAACGCCGTCAGCTCATGCAACAGCTCGGCAAGGATTTCGATGCCTCCTTGCTCGACGAAAAAATGCTGCGCGACTCGGCCCTCAAGGGCCTGATCGACCGCAAGCTGCTGCTGCAAGGCGCGGAAAAATCCAAGTTCGCCTTCTCCGAAGCGGCGTTGGACCAGGTGATCCTGCAGACGCCTGAGTTCCAGGTGGACGGCAAGTTCAGCCCGGAGCGCTTCGACCAGGTCATCCGTCAACTCGGCTACAGCCGCATGCAGTTCCGCCAGATGCTGGCTCAGGAAATGCTGATCGGTCAGTTGCGTGCCGGTCTGGCGGGCAGTGGTTTCGTCACCGACGCCCAGGTACTGGCGTTCGCCCGTCTGGAAAAACAGACCCGCGATTTCGCTTCCCTGGAAGTCAAGGCTGACCCGGCTGCCGTGAAGCTGACCGACGATGAGGTCAAGGCTTACTACGACGAGCACGCCAAGGAATTCATGACACCGGATCAGGTGATCATCGACTACATCGAATTGAAGAAGTCGTCCTTCTTCGATCAGGTCGCCGTCAAGGACGAAGACCTGCAGGCCGCCTATCAGAAAGAAATCGCCAACCTGTCCGAGCAACGTCGGGCGGCGCACATTCTGATCGAAGTGAACGACAAGATGACCGAGGCGCAAGCCAAGGCCAAGATCGAAGAAGTTCAGGCGCGCCTGGCCAAGGGTGAGAAATTCGAGGCCCTGGCCAAGGAATTCTCCCAGGACCCGGGTTCGGCGAACAACGGTGGTGATCTCGGTTACGCCGGCCCTGGCGTCTACGATCCGGCGTTCGAAACCGCGCTGTATGCGCTGGCCAAGGACCAGGTGTCCGCGCCGGTACGTACCGATTTCGGTTATCACCTGATCAAGCTGCTGGGTGTCGAAGCGCCGGAAGTCCCGACCTTCGCCAGCCTGAAAGACAAGCTGACCCGCGAGCTGAAAACCCAGCAGGTCGAGCAGCGTTTCGTCGAAGCGACCAAGCAACTGGAAGACTCGTCGTTCGAGTCCTCGGACCTGGCCCAGCCAGCTCAGGACCTGAAGCTGACCGTTCACACCTCCAAGCCGTTCGGTCGTGAAGGTGGCGAAGGCATTGCCGCCAATCGTGCCGTGCTGACCGCTGCGTTCAGCCCTGAAGTGCTGGATGAAGGTGCCAACAGCACGGCCATCGAGCTCGATCCGGAAACCGTGGTCGTGCTGCGGGCCAAGGAACACCTGAAGCCGTCGCAACTGCCGCTGGAAAGTGTATCGGCTGCCATCCGTGGCCAGTTGACCAAGGAACACGCCAGCGCTGCTGCCAAGACCAAGGCTGACAAGCTGATCGCCGACCTGCGCGATGGCAAGGCACCGCTGGACAAGGCGATCGACGGCCAGAACTGGAAAGTCATCACCGCTGCGACGCGTGCTCAGGAAGGCGTTGACCCGACTGTGTTGCAGGCCCTGTTCCGCATGCCGAAACCGGCTGCCCAGGACAAGCCGACGTTCAGCAGTGTGACGCTGTCCGACGGCAGCCTGATGATCGTGCGCCTCAACGGTGTCAACGAAGCCGCGGCGCCGAGCGAAGAAGAGAAGTCGCAATACCGTCGCTTCCTCGCTTCGCGTGTCGGCCAGCAGGACTTTGCGGCGTATCGCAAGCAGCTGGAAGCCGAAGCGGACATCGAGCGCTACTGA
- a CDS encoding DUF2242 domain-containing protein, which produces MFKSFPVRVAGLALVLAVAAGCSSKKAAIYEHENFDDSGTFSRNYPVTDKQSCEAARRALLSQGYIITSSDPKLISGHKSFQQTGETHMEISFNVVCADDGSEGHHATMFANALQDSYALKKSSNSASLGVGVLGSVSMPIGSSDDSMVKVASETVSSSKFYERFFALVESFLPAEAKKAAHIEEKPKADLGVPEAPVTPAAPPAPEPAPAAAPAPVAEPATPAAEPAEPAASQPVAAPPEPAPVTPEQSTEPAPATETITPPPPSDLPPPSEPIPAL; this is translated from the coding sequence ATGTTTAAATCATTTCCCGTACGGGTTGCCGGGCTGGCGTTGGTGCTGGCCGTCGCAGCCGGTTGCTCGTCGAAAAAGGCCGCGATCTACGAGCATGAGAACTTTGACGATTCCGGAACGTTTTCGCGCAATTACCCGGTGACCGACAAGCAGAGCTGCGAAGCCGCCCGCCGCGCGTTGCTCAGCCAGGGTTACATCATCACCAGCAGTGATCCGAAACTGATCTCCGGTCACAAGAGCTTCCAGCAGACCGGCGAAACGCACATGGAGATCAGCTTCAACGTGGTCTGTGCCGACGACGGCAGCGAAGGGCACCATGCAACCATGTTCGCCAACGCGCTGCAGGACAGCTATGCGCTGAAGAAGAGCAGCAACTCCGCCAGCCTCGGGGTCGGGGTGCTGGGGTCCGTGTCGATGCCGATCGGTTCGTCGGATGATTCGATGGTCAAGGTTGCCAGCGAGACTGTTTCGTCCTCGAAGTTCTACGAGCGCTTCTTTGCCCTGGTCGAATCGTTCCTGCCGGCCGAAGCGAAGAAGGCTGCGCACATCGAAGAGAAACCGAAAGCCGACCTGGGCGTGCCTGAAGCCCCGGTGACGCCAGCCGCGCCGCCAGCGCCGGAACCTGCGCCTGCTGCTGCGCCGGCGCCGGTAGCGGAGCCCGCGACACCGGCCGCCGAGCCTGCCGAACCCGCCGCTTCGCAACCGGTCGCGGCGCCGCCTGAGCCAGCCCCGGTGACGCCGGAACAAAGCACCGAGCCCGCACCGGCAACGGAAACCATCACGCCACCGCCGCCGTCGGATCTGCCACCGCCGAGCGAGCCGATTCCGGCGCTGTAA
- a CDS encoding AraC family transcriptional regulator translates to MKPLPMRLGDLSVGFVHSLADAVRSHDIDPAPLLEQYGLDPARLGEACARLSIPRYMRLGHSAIQLTGNPALGLRMGQLSRLSQAGLAGVTAAQAPTVREAARCLIRFEALYGSNYRGQSSFHEDAQGAWLRFYSISPYNAYNRFVVDSIIAGWLQQLSSVSTTALRAERIDIEFDAPDYRQDYGVLGDCAIQFVAEQNQLRLSLASLALRNPVHCPSTWRHLLELCERELEQLTRTRSLRERITALLGPLLNGGREPDLEEVAARLKLPTWTLRRRLAEEGTQFRAILNDTRRDLAMTYIRDTELAFGEIAYLLGFASAEAFQRAFKRWSGQTPGEFRRSHRQSA, encoded by the coding sequence ATGAAACCCTTGCCGATGCGCCTGGGCGATCTGTCGGTGGGCTTCGTTCATAGCCTGGCCGACGCGGTGCGCAGCCATGACATCGACCCAGCCCCCTTGCTCGAACAATACGGCCTGGACCCCGCACGGCTGGGTGAAGCGTGCGCCCGCCTGTCGATTCCACGCTACATGCGCCTGGGCCACAGCGCGATCCAGCTCACCGGCAACCCGGCGCTGGGTTTGCGCATGGGCCAGCTCAGTCGCCTGAGCCAGGCCGGCCTTGCCGGGGTCACGGCGGCGCAGGCACCCACGGTGCGCGAGGCCGCGCGCTGCCTGATTCGTTTCGAAGCCCTCTACGGCTCCAACTATCGCGGCCAATCGAGCTTTCACGAGGACGCCCAGGGCGCGTGGCTGCGCTTCTACTCCATCAGCCCGTACAACGCCTACAACCGCTTCGTGGTGGACTCGATCATCGCCGGCTGGCTGCAGCAGTTGTCCAGCGTCAGCACCACAGCGCTGCGTGCCGAGCGCATCGACATCGAGTTCGACGCACCGGACTATCGGCAGGACTACGGGGTATTGGGCGACTGTGCGATCCAGTTCGTCGCCGAACAGAATCAACTGCGATTGAGCCTGGCCAGCCTCGCCCTGCGCAATCCGGTGCACTGCCCGAGCACCTGGCGGCACCTGCTGGAATTGTGTGAACGGGAACTGGAACAACTGACACGCACCCGCAGCCTGCGTGAACGCATCACTGCCCTCTTGGGTCCGTTGCTCAATGGTGGCCGGGAACCCGACCTGGAAGAAGTGGCGGCACGCCTGAAGCTGCCGACCTGGACCTTGCGTCGCCGACTCGCCGAGGAAGGTACGCAGTTTCGCGCAATCCTCAACGACACCCGTCGCGACCTGGCCATGACTTACATTCGCGATACCGAACTGGCATTCGGTGAAATCGCCTATCTGCTCGGCTTTGCCTCAGCCGAAGCCTTTCAACGCGCCTTCAAGCGCTGGAGCGGTCAGACACCCGGCGAATTTCGCCGCAGTCATCGTCAGTCCGCCTGA
- a CDS encoding carbon-nitrogen hydrolase family protein produces the protein MRKLLYLTFSMALIAALTTYAMWAADRPAGHYLSDLRINLTVDQGTPANRGNLLGIQPELFPTDYQSPDRLHRKLAAYLQKAQLQGLLNDKTIVVLPEHIGTWLMVSGEKDELYQANTIEEAMNWLAVSNPVQFLRALISARGDNRLDDAHLRMKAKGMARDYQALFGGLAKEFHVTLVAGSIVLPEPTVIDGTLKVGHGALYNSSIVFGSDGLPIGQPQRQMHPTFSRQDVIEANDGQSLTVVDTPAGRLGVLIGRDSWYPENYRRLDAQGAQLVAVPAFVNGRGTWERPWRGYRGSSAPEVASLKPGDVSEGQAWHRLTLTAQPPGSQAIAGMSVFLRGQFWDQGSAGQSFLSRDGQHFASEEARGAHLLNLWL, from the coding sequence ATGCGCAAACTTCTGTACCTGACATTCTCCATGGCGTTGATCGCCGCCCTGACCACCTACGCCATGTGGGCCGCCGATCGACCGGCGGGGCATTACCTGTCGGACCTGCGGATCAACCTCACCGTCGATCAGGGCACACCTGCCAATCGCGGCAACCTGCTGGGCATCCAGCCCGAACTGTTCCCCACCGACTACCAAAGCCCCGACCGCCTGCACCGCAAACTGGCCGCGTACCTGCAAAAAGCCCAGCTGCAAGGCCTATTGAACGACAAGACCATCGTCGTACTGCCGGAACACATCGGCACCTGGCTGATGGTCAGCGGCGAAAAGGACGAGCTGTACCAGGCCAACACCATCGAGGAAGCCATGAACTGGCTGGCGGTGAGCAACCCCGTGCAGTTCCTGCGCGCCCTGATCAGCGCCAGGGGTGACAACCGCCTGGACGACGCGCACCTGCGCATGAAGGCCAAAGGCATGGCCCGGGATTACCAGGCACTGTTCGGTGGCCTGGCCAAGGAATTTCACGTAACCCTGGTGGCCGGTTCCATCGTGCTGCCCGAGCCGACGGTCATCGACGGCACCCTCAAGGTCGGGCACGGCGCGTTGTACAACAGCAGCATCGTGTTCGGCAGCGACGGCCTGCCGATTGGCCAGCCCCAGCGCCAAATGCACCCGACGTTCTCCCGGCAGGACGTGATCGAGGCCAATGACGGCCAGTCGCTGACCGTCGTCGATACACCCGCCGGGCGTCTGGGCGTGCTGATCGGTCGCGACAGCTGGTACCCGGAAAACTACCGCCGACTGGATGCCCAGGGCGCGCAACTGGTGGCCGTGCCGGCGTTCGTCAACGGGCGCGGCACGTGGGAACGGCCATGGCGCGGTTACCGGGGTTCGTCTGCGCCTGAGGTCGCCAGCCTCAAGCCCGGCGACGTCAGCGAAGGCCAGGCCTGGCATCGCCTGACCCTGACCGCGCAGCCACCCGGCAGCCAGGCCATCGCCGGCATGAGCGTGTTCCTGCGCGGCCAGTTCTGGGACCAGGGCAGCGCCGGACAAAGTTTCCTCAGCCGCGACGGACAGCACTTCGCCAGCGAAGAGGCACGTGGCGCGCACTTGCTGAACCTCTGGTTGTAG